A genome region from Glycine max cultivar Williams 82 chromosome 5, Glycine_max_v4.0, whole genome shotgun sequence includes the following:
- the LOC100779061 gene encoding uncharacterized protein: MLSTSSYCVFTRSFLPNPIKGFPRPATLRPFPRILESHAKSPKNRLSILCFRHDHHYPETPQPEVIEHYLHEELVQSEFNDSSVTKRDWKSAIQKAANEVFKVIGYGWVVPWNAMTILQVMLLWTTAFWFIGSWMIPFAAHITGFSKESLTFRGQALFSLVTDVTEGLAGVAILLRCLSRFRPLPPDWFKFSLKGYWQLDVITGCLMFPLVNRLSQFNLDLLPLLPSTPVTLSSVEQSIMARDPVAMLLYATVVSVCAPVWEEIVFRGFLLPSLTKYMPVWCAILVSSIAFALAHFNIQSMLPLIFLGMVMGVIYTRSRNLLPSMLLHSLWNGFVFLDLMK; encoded by the exons ATGTTGAGTACCTCTTCTTACTGTGTCTTCACCCGTTCCTTTCTCCCCAATCCAATTAAGGGTTTTCCCCGACCAGCTACACTTCGCCCTTTTCCTCGGATATTGGAATCTCATGCCAAGTCTCCAAAGAAC AGATTGAGTATTCTGTGCTTTAGGCACGACCATCATTATCCAGAAACACCCCAACCTGAAGTTATTGAGCACTATCTTCATGAGGAATTGGTGCAATCTGAATTCAATGACTCCAGTGTCACGAAAAGAGACTGGAAATCAGCCATTCAGAAG gCTGCAAATGAAGTATTTAAGGTAATTGGTTATGGATGGGTTGTGCCATGGAATGCAATGACTATATTACAA GTTATGCTTCTTTGGACGACGGCATTTTGGTTTATAGGATCTTGGATGATCCCTTTTGCCGCCCACATAACTGGCTTTAGCAAGGAATCTTTGACATTTAGAGGGCAGGCACTATTCAGCCTTGTTACTGACGTAACAGAAGGACTTGCTGGAGTTGCAATTCTTCTTCGCTGTCTTTCTCGATTTCGCCCCCTTCCACCTGACTGGTTCAAGTTTAGCCTGAAAGGGTATTGGCAATTAGATGTCATCACGGGATGTCTCATGTTTCCACTTGTCAATCGGCTCTCACAGTTCAACCTGGACCTCCTACCCCTTTTGCCCTCCACACCTGTCACCCTTTCAAGTGTTGAACAGTCAATAATGGCGAGGGATCCTGTGGCAATGCTTTTGTATGCAACAGTAGTGTCAGTCTGTGCTCCAGTGTGGGAGGAGATAGTTTTCCGTGGCTTTCTACTCCCATCCCTCACCAAATACATGCCAGTGTGGTGTGCAATACTGGTAAGTTCAATTGCCTTTGCACTTGCACATTTCAACATACAGAGTATGCTGCCCCTTATATTTCTTGGGATGGTGATGGGTGTGATATATACACGGTCAAGGAATTTACTGCCATCAATGCTGTTGCATAGTCTTTGGAATGGGTTCGTCTTCTTAGATTTGATGAAATAG